The following coding sequences are from one Ursus arctos isolate Adak ecotype North America unplaced genomic scaffold, UrsArc2.0 scaffold_23, whole genome shotgun sequence window:
- the TMEM223 gene encoding transmembrane protein 223 codes for MAALRRPWSARLLVALRPLPARRPLYDAAPSRDVLLFEHERGRFFAVLGLFCAGQGVFWASLAVAALARPPARALRPDAEPADRGRLDLRSELWRYGLAIGCGAIGTLVLGAGLLFSLRSVRSVMLRAGGKQVTLTTHAPFGLGAHFTVPLNQVSCMAHRGEVPAMLPLKIKGRRFYFLLDKAGHFPNTNLFDNTVGAYRSL; via the exons ATGGCGGCGCTCAGGCGGCCCTGGTCTGCGCGGCTGCTGGTTGCATTGCGGCCACTGCCCGCACGCCGGCCCTTGTACGACGCGGCTCCGTCACGGGACGTGCTGCTCTTCGAGCACGAACGGGGCCGCTTCTTCGCCGTCCTCGGGCTCTTCTGCGCGGGCCAGGGCGTCTTCTGGGCCTCCCTGGCCGTGGCAGCCTTGGCCCGGCCCCCGGCCCGGGCGCTGCGTCCAGACGCGGAGCCCGCAGACCGCGGCCGCTTGGACCTGCGCTCCGAGCTCTGGCGCTACGGCCTGGCCATCGGCTGCGGCGCCATCG GTACTCTGGTACTTGGTGCTggtcttctcttctccctccgtTCTGTGCGCTCAGTGATGCTGCGGGCTGGAGGGAAACAGGTGACCCTCACCACTCATGCCCCCTTTGGCTTGGGTGCTCATTTCACCGTCCCTTTGAACCAGGTGTCTTGCATGGCCCACCGTGGTGAAGTCCCCGCCATGTTGCCTCTGAAGATCAAAGGCCGGCGCTTCTACTTCCTCTTGGACAAAGCTGGACACTTCCCCAACACAAACCTCTTTGACAACACTGTGGGTGCCTACCGCAGCTTGTGA